Proteins encoded by one window of Bactrocera oleae isolate idBacOlea1 chromosome 4, idBacOlea1, whole genome shotgun sequence:
- the LOC106620780 gene encoding uncharacterized protein, with translation MDNSKTAQQEFWIEFIKLYRSRPVLWKYGSEVYKDRIGKKHAYRDLVEKMREIEPNPDVDMVKKKINSLRACYRRLCFNAQEQIKLGEQPEIKWVYFKHFKFLREIYDPLTEDQDSEQNNDEENEDEVVEYIPHKSSTSRRYHRNSTSSSRSLNNSLDETFNQSKHINNTCFNITLNTKENQTFWIEFIKLYRSKPELWKVNSDVYKNRKAKKQAYKELVAKLREVHPNPTADMVRAKINILRTSYRKELHKMKRAIRLGRKPVNNWLYFDHFSFLHESKDPLEEDNTTNDADEDNDDYGPLYNTADHIENTDFAAIDEEIDAVVGFNPSKNSTNTENNSQPSSPEITLHEKITVSHQINHQSNGPDDVSLNATKKQKFWIEFIKLYRSKPELWKCDSDLYNDARAKRSAYLEMVKKMREIYPNANVGMVKRKINTLRSIYRKLLYKTRKGERLVGKPAYQLIYFNYLSFLNEQNDPLDEDEDDWNDCEINEYSSMHDNTSDNNLQDDDFDVDEHDLVVQFLTTKESTKRQYSLSPSPNHNERAHNEAAGMPFKKFKQYNDEADILGISWAYQYRSLSQTQKIFAKKAIDDILFEARLDTLQRNSVKINERGCDCCKHT, from the exons atggaCAATTCAAAAACAGCACAACAAGAATTCTGGATTGAATTCATAAAGTTGTACAGATCGCGACCAGTGCTTTGGAAATATGGCAGTGAAGTGTATAAAGACCGGATAGGAAAGAAGCATGCTTATAGGGATTTGGTGGAGAAAATGCGCGAGATTGAACCAAATCCTGATGTTGATATGGTAAAGAAGAAAATCAACAGTTTGCGCGCATGCTATAGGCGCCTATGCTTTAATGCCCAGGAACAAATTAAACTTGGTGAACAGCCGGAAATTAAATGGGTGTATttcaaacatttcaagtttttaCGCGAAATCTATGATCCGTTAACAGAAGATCAGGACTCAGAACAAAACAATGACGAGGAGAACGAAGATGAAGTTGTGGAA TATATTCCGCATAAAAGCAGCACAAGTCGCAGATATCATAGGAATTCTACCAGTTCCTCAAGATCGCTAAACAATTCACTGGATGAAACGTTTAATCAATCAAAACATATCAATAATACATGTTTTAATATCACCCTAAATACTAAGGAAAACCAAACGTTTTGGATAGAATTTATTAAACTATATAGATCAAAACCCGAACTATGGAAAGTTAATAGTGATGTGTATAAAAATCGTAAAGCAAAGAAGCAGGCTTACAAAGAACTTGTTGCAAAACTGCGTGAAGTGCATCCTAATCCTACAGCTGATATGGTGAGAGCAAAAATCAATATTCTGCGGACGTCTTATAGAAAGGAATTGCACAAAATGAAACGAGCCATAAGACTGGGCAGAAAGCCTGTAAATAATTGGTTATATTTTGATCATTTTTCCTTTCTACATGAGTCTAAAGATCCCTTAGAGGAGGATAATACTACGAACGATGCTGATGAAGATAATGATGATTATGGCCCGCTTTATAACACAGCTGATCATATAGAAAACACTGATTTCGCTGCTATCGATGAAGAAATAGATGCAGTTGTGGGT TTTAATCCATCTAAGAACTCCACAAATACAGAAAATAATTCGCAACCATCCAGCCCGGAAATAACGTTGCATGAAAAAATAACTGTATCGCATCAGATAAATCACCAAAGTAACGGGCCTGACGACGTAAGtctaaatgcaacaaaaaaacaaaaattctggATAGAATTCATTAAGCTATACAGATCAAAGCCCGAACTATGGAAATGTGACAGCGATCTTTATAATGATGCTAGAGCTAAGCGGTCTGCTTATTTAGAGATGGTAAAGAAAATGCGTGAGATTTATCCAAATGCTAATGTTGGTATGGTTAAAAGAAAAATCAACACTCTCCGCTCTATctatagaaaattattatataaaacgcGGAAAGGAGAACGTTTAGTTGGGAAACCGGCGTACCAATTGATTTACTTTAATTATCTTTCGTTCTTAAATGAACAAAATGATCCACTAGACGAGGATGAGGATGATTGGAATGATTGTGAAATTAACGAATATAGTTCAATGCACGATAATACGTCTGATAATAATTTACAAGATGATGATTTTGATGTTGACGAGCATGATCTAGTTGTGCAG tttCTGACAACTAAAGAGAGTACAAAACGGCAGTATTCGCTTTCACCTTCACCGAACCACAACGAAAGAGCGCATAATGAAGCGGCAGGCATGccatttaagaaatttaaacaatataatGATGAAGCTGATATTTTAGGCATAAGTTGGGCATATCAATACCGTAGTTTAAGTCAAACGCAAAAAATTTTTGCCAAAAAGGCAATTGATGATATCTTGTTTGAAGCGCGCCTAGACACATTACAACGCAATTCGGTTAAGATCAATGAGCGCGGTTGTGACTGCTGTAAACACACGTAA
- the RagC-D gene encoding ras-related GTP-binding protein C, protein MSYEDDEYHVDTFPKDFGYGSFDQDGLDEPGMGGGESKPRILLMGLRRSGKSSIQKVVFHKMSPNETLFLESTSKIVKDDINNSSFVQFQIWDFPGQIDFIDPTFDSDMIFGGCGALVFVIDAKDDYNEALTKFKNTVIKAYKVNPRIKFEVFIHKVDGISDDSKMESQRDIHQRASDDLSDAGLNQIHLSFHLTSIYDHSIFEAFSKVVQKLIPQLPTLENLLNIFISHSGIEKAFLFDVVSKIYIATDCSPVDMQSYELCCDMIDVVIDLSSIYSSEEMAFDHESSSLIKLNNNTILYLREVNKFLALVCILREENFNRQGVIDYNFLCFRKAISEVFELRLKSQKLETLDEQIEPDDDVVDEDEDELVARVNENHLN, encoded by the exons ATG AGCTACGAGGACGACGAATATCATGTGGACACGTTTCCAAAAGACTTTGGTTACGGTTCATTCGATCAGGATGGCTTGGATGAGCCTGGTATGGGCGGTGGCGAATCTAAACCACGCATACTACTTATGGGTTTACGACGTTCGGGAAAAAGTTCCATACAAAAAGTCGTCTTCCACAAAATGTCACCGAATGAAACACTGTTCCTAGAGTCAACAAGCAAAATTGTTAAGGATGACATTAACAATTCCAGCTTCGTGCAGTTTCAGATTTGGGACTTTCCCGGACAAATCGACTTTATAGATCCCACATTCGATTCAGATATGATATTCGGCGGTTGCGGTGCTTTAGTATTCGTAATCGATGCAAAGGATGATTACAATGAGGCATTGACAAAGTTCAAAAATACCGTTATAAAAGCATATAAAGTAAACCCACGCATAAAGTTCGAAGTCTTCATACACAAG GTTGACGGTATTAGTGACGACTCAAAAATGGAATCACAACGGGATATACATCAACGCGCCTCTGACGATCTTAGCGATGCCGGTCTTAACCAGATACATTTGAGTTTTCATTTAACTTCCATATATGATCATTCGATATTCGAAGCTTTCTCCAAAGTAGTGCAAAAATTAATACCGCAATTGCCAACATTGGAGAATctgcttaatatttttatatcg CATTCGGGTATCGAGAAAGCGTTCCTTTTTGATGTTGTTTCAAAGATCTACATCGCCACCGATTGTTCGCCTGTAGATATGCAAAGCTATGAACTTTGTTGTGACATGATCGATGTGGTCATCGATCTCTCGAGCATTTACAG CTCGGAGGAAATGGCCTTCGACCATGAAAGCTCTAGTCTCATTAAGCTGAACAACAATACGATTTTGTATTTACGAGAAGTAAACAAATTTCTTGCGCTTGTATGCATATTACGGGAGGAGAATTTCAATCGGCAAGGTGTTATCGACTATAACTTTTTATGCTTCCGCAAAGCTATCAGCGAAGTTTTTGAATTGCGCTTGAAAAGCCAAAAACTAGAAACATTAGACGAACAAATTGAACCAGACGATGATGTTGTGGACGAGGATGAGGATGAGCTTGTTGCACGCGTTAATGAGAATCATTTGAATTAA
- the mRpS17 gene encoding small ribosomal subunit protein uS17m produces MASRGAILLGQCMPCIKKNASKIRIRHMELDKNLNMYFKKDEYFFAHDPEKVCKTGDIVLIRELPQRLTRLISHAVEKIVYPLGDITDPITGKKVVVGKYRDEIEEANRLYGKSEKAFDYEKAPKRGRLEGTRDYTHGETYIKYHEDGKDNPFAV; encoded by the exons ATGGCTTCACGTGGTGCAATATTATTAGGGCAATGCATGCCATGCATTAAGAAAAATGCGTCGAAGATACGCATACGACACATGGAGTTGGATAAGAATCTTAACATG TATTTCAAAAAGGATGAATACTTCTTTGCTCATGATCCTGAGAAAGTTTGTAAAACGGGCGACATTGTGTTGATACGAGAATTGCCACAACGTTTGACACGCTTAATTTCCCATGCTGTGGAGAAAATTGTTTATCCATTAGGTGACATAACAGACCCAATAACCGGCAAAAAAGTTGTGGTGGGCAAATACCGCGATGAAATTGAAGAAGCAAACCGTTTGTATGGCAAATCCGAAAAAGCGTTCGATTATGAGAAAGCACCGAAGCGCGGACGTCTGGAGGGTACCAGAGATTATACACATGGCGAAACGTATATTAAATACCATGAAGATGGCAAGGATAATCCATTTGCTGTGTAG